One Streptomyces sp. NBC_00554 DNA segment encodes these proteins:
- a CDS encoding ABC transporter permease — MTTLDTVPVAAPPPAAEARAVRAWRTLRSSRAAVIGLTIVAVHVLIALLAPLLTSYDPIANDASHALLGPSWEHWAGTDQYGRDVLARVLYGGRYALGVSVAATLLTVALGTVVGCAAALRGGWFDDILGRVLDAVLSVPSILALLVIVTALGTGPAVIVLAIAVVYVPQVVRVVRGAALAVVPADYVTAARARGEGTWSILRREILPNITDVVCVEFAMRASWVVLLISSLSFLGFGADPPTPDWGLMVAENRTAITVVPMASLAPIIALATLVVGLNLAADGLSKAWGVDRIREGS; from the coding sequence ATGACCACACTCGACACCGTCCCGGTGGCCGCGCCGCCGCCTGCCGCCGAGGCGCGCGCCGTCCGAGCCTGGCGCACCCTGCGCTCCTCGCGCGCCGCCGTCATCGGCCTCACGATCGTCGCCGTACACGTACTGATCGCCCTCCTCGCCCCGCTCCTCACCTCCTACGACCCCATCGCCAACGACGCCTCGCACGCCCTGCTCGGCCCGAGCTGGGAACACTGGGCGGGTACGGACCAGTACGGGCGTGACGTCCTCGCCCGGGTGCTGTACGGCGGCCGGTACGCGCTCGGCGTCTCCGTCGCCGCGACACTGCTTACCGTCGCGCTCGGCACGGTGGTCGGGTGTGCGGCGGCGCTGCGCGGCGGCTGGTTCGACGACATACTGGGGCGGGTCCTGGACGCCGTCCTCTCGGTGCCGTCGATCCTCGCGCTGCTCGTCATCGTCACCGCGCTCGGGACGGGCCCCGCGGTCATCGTCCTCGCGATCGCCGTGGTGTACGTGCCGCAGGTCGTACGGGTGGTGCGGGGCGCGGCGCTCGCCGTGGTGCCCGCCGACTATGTGACCGCCGCCCGCGCCCGCGGCGAGGGGACCTGGTCGATCCTGCGGCGCGAGATCCTGCCGAACATCACGGACGTGGTGTGCGTGGAGTTCGCGATGCGTGCCTCGTGGGTCGTACTGCTCATCAGCTCGCTGTCCTTCCTCGGCTTCGGCGCCGATCCGCCGACCCCCGACTGGGGTCTGATGGTCGCCGAGAACCGCACCGCCATCACCGTCGTCCCGATGGCGAGCCTCGCGCCGATCATCGCCCTGGCCACGCTCGTGGTCGGACTCAACCTCGCGGCCGACGGCCTGTCCAAGGCGTGGGGCGTCGACCGGATCAGGGAGGGGTCCTGA